A window from Akkermansia muciniphila encodes these proteins:
- a CDS encoding ABC transporter permease, whose translation MKTYIIRRLLLMPLTLLGVTFLVFCITRFVPGGPIEQMMQQQSMSALSGQKAGSQRGDNNLSEADMERLEEQYSLQEPIITAYLQWLGVLPKKIFISREEFGDIGGMEPSDKEDEYSGISDTHTRINLNETGEQVVVVRPDKNSGSVKDAFFSGTPSRKAATEGWTVDIESPMDRAERWARRMRQTDNTAAVQDKAKSYAWRAVMYKTSFDGLLQGTMGNSFKYNEPVWDMIKERIPVSLYFGILSAIITYSVCIPLGVVKAIRHKSLVDNISSVLIFLGYSVPGFALGAVLVVYLGARLEWFPLCGLTSPDFADMGFWGQAGDLLHHTVLPLICYVVSSFAITTMMMKNNLMDNLSSDYIRTAMAKGVSFKGAVIKHAFRNSFIPIASTLGSLISLIVAGSMLVEKVFDIQGFGMLSYQALMDKDYALIMGTLLLTSFLMVLGNLLSDIIVAAVDPRIKFE comes from the coding sequence ATGAAGACCTATATCATCAGACGACTCCTTCTCATGCCCCTGACGCTTCTGGGGGTCACGTTCCTCGTCTTTTGCATAACCCGCTTTGTCCCGGGAGGTCCCATTGAGCAGATGATGCAGCAGCAGAGCATGAGCGCCCTGTCCGGCCAGAAGGCGGGCTCCCAGCGCGGAGACAACAACCTGAGTGAAGCGGATATGGAGCGGCTGGAAGAACAGTACAGCCTCCAGGAGCCCATCATCACCGCCTATCTGCAATGGCTGGGAGTGCTTCCGAAAAAGATTTTCATTTCCCGCGAGGAATTCGGAGACATCGGCGGCATGGAACCGTCCGACAAGGAGGATGAATATTCCGGCATTTCCGATACGCACACGCGGATCAACCTGAATGAAACCGGGGAGCAGGTCGTTGTCGTCCGTCCGGACAAAAATTCCGGGAGCGTGAAAGACGCCTTCTTTTCCGGCACTCCGTCCCGGAAAGCCGCCACGGAAGGCTGGACCGTGGACATTGAATCCCCCATGGACCGGGCGGAACGCTGGGCGCGCCGCATGAGGCAGACGGACAATACGGCAGCCGTGCAGGACAAGGCGAAGAGTTATGCGTGGCGCGCCGTGATGTACAAGACCAGCTTTGACGGCCTGCTGCAGGGCACCATGGGCAATTCCTTCAAGTATAATGAACCCGTGTGGGACATGATCAAGGAGCGCATCCCCGTTTCCCTGTACTTCGGCATCCTGAGCGCCATTATCACCTACTCCGTCTGCATTCCCCTGGGGGTGGTGAAGGCCATCCGGCACAAGAGCCTGGTGGACAACATCTCCTCCGTCCTGATTTTCCTGGGGTACTCCGTCCCCGGCTTCGCCCTGGGCGCGGTGCTGGTGGTGTATCTGGGCGCGCGGCTGGAATGGTTCCCGCTCTGCGGCCTGACCTCGCCGGATTTTGCGGACATGGGCTTCTGGGGACAGGCCGGGGACCTGCTGCACCATACGGTGCTCCCGCTGATCTGTTACGTGGTCAGCTCCTTCGCCATCACCACCATGATGATGAAGAACAACCTGATGGACAACCTTTCCTCCGACTACATCAGGACGGCCATGGCCAAGGGCGTGAGCTTCAAGGGCGCCGTCATCAAGCACGCCTTCCGCAACTCCTTCATCCCGATCGCCTCCACGCTGGGCAGCCTCATCAGCCTCATTGTAGCTGGCTCCATGCTGGTGGAAAAGGTCTTTGATATCCAGGGCTTCGGCATGTTGAGCTACCAGGCCCTGATGGACAAGGACTACGCCCTGATCATGGGCACGCTGCTGCTTACCTCCTTCCTGATGGTGCTGGGCAACCTGCTTTCAGACATCATCGTGGCCGCCGTGGATCCCCGCATTAAATTTGAATAA
- a CDS encoding metallophosphoesterase family protein, with protein sequence MSRIALISDIHANLPALEAVMKDIEQLQCDAVYCLGDIVGYNANPSECLEFIRARQIPTVRGNHDEEAIGEDNPAGMNPVAYNALMWTRQQLSEEQKKWLRRAPFQRILPNEIVLVHATQDKPNSWSYVTNVDTATHSINMLRDNQFLCFNGHTHVPRTFIRHEGSIQEYESGDIQLLKANKYLINVGSVGQPRDGDPRAAYGVLDVDSMVYYQRRVEYDVEEAQRRILDAGLPDMLARRLGEGI encoded by the coding sequence ATGAGTAGAATAGCCCTGATCAGTGACATCCATGCCAACCTGCCCGCTCTGGAAGCGGTGATGAAGGATATAGAACAGCTGCAATGCGATGCCGTTTACTGCCTGGGTGATATTGTAGGCTACAACGCCAATCCTTCCGAATGCCTTGAATTCATCCGCGCACGCCAGATTCCCACCGTGCGCGGCAACCATGATGAGGAAGCCATCGGGGAGGACAATCCCGCAGGCATGAATCCCGTGGCGTACAATGCCCTGATGTGGACGCGGCAGCAGCTTTCCGAGGAACAGAAAAAATGGCTGCGCCGCGCGCCGTTCCAGCGCATCCTGCCCAATGAAATCGTTCTGGTGCACGCCACTCAGGACAAGCCCAATTCCTGGTCCTACGTCACGAATGTGGATACGGCCACGCACAGCATCAACATGCTGCGCGACAACCAGTTCCTGTGCTTCAACGGCCACACGCACGTCCCGCGCACCTTCATCCGCCATGAAGGGAGCATCCAGGAATATGAATCCGGGGATATCCAGCTTCTCAAGGCCAACAAGTACCTTATCAATGTGGGTTCCGTCGGCCAGCCCCGGGACGGAGACCCCCGCGCCGCCTACGGCGTGCTGGATGTGGACAGCATGGTTTACTACCAGCGCCGGGTGGAGTACGACGTGGAGGAGGCGCAGAGGCGCATCCTGGACGCCGGGCTTCCGGACATGCTGGCACGCCGCCTGGGGGAAGGCATTTAG
- a CDS encoding DUF2075 domain-containing protein — MQQAYYSNDIHSFCTQSLEEILGQLAVNNSFNLEQNLRDSWIHEIKLLQHVLQDLPTGSLAFEYTIPRIGERIDVVIAYAGILYILEFKVGETYYPRYARDQVVDYALALKYFHQESHHKKIIPLVVCTNAPPKEHELKAYEDGVHHPLFCNADTLGPTLRKLTDQLFDEEFSFEQWLASPYMPTPTIIEAAQALYRGHDVKEISRSDAGAYNLSRTTQTLNRIIDQSKQNHEKSICFVTGVPGAGKTLVGLNIANERHQYDEQEHAVFLSGNGPLVSVLREALTRDEVTRSKGEITKTESKRKVSAFIQNIHHFRNAALPPTTKAPAEKVAIFDEAQRAWTKEQTAKFMLKRHGLSWDMSEPEFLISVMDRHQDWAVIICLIGGGQEIHTGEAGLPAWFDALRERFPHWNVYASPQISDTEYTRGTSLKTFFKGLPLYETTDLHLSISIRSFRNEQVSAFVKSLLDKDLPAAQHLYSALSSNYPIVLTRNLEKARQWIREQARGTERYGVIASSGAKRLRQFGIWVQSSIQAENWFLNGKEDVRSSYFLEDTATEFDIQGLEIDWAIVAWDADYRIENGHFKSYNFTGSSWKTVGKRDAQLYLKNTYRVLLTRARQGFVIFIPEGCDADLTRQCSFYDGIYYYLKEIGIKEL; from the coding sequence ATGCAACAAGCCTATTATTCTAATGATATACACTCATTTTGTACCCAATCTCTAGAAGAAATTTTAGGTCAACTTGCTGTTAATAACTCATTTAACTTAGAACAAAATCTGCGTGATTCATGGATTCACGAAATCAAATTACTCCAACACGTTCTTCAAGATCTTCCTACTGGTTCACTGGCCTTTGAATACACAATTCCCCGTATTGGAGAACGGATAGACGTAGTGATAGCCTATGCAGGTATTCTCTACATCCTTGAATTTAAAGTAGGAGAAACATACTATCCCAGATACGCTAGGGATCAGGTAGTAGACTATGCCCTGGCTCTTAAATATTTTCATCAAGAGAGCCACCATAAGAAAATTATCCCTCTTGTTGTTTGCACTAACGCTCCCCCTAAGGAACATGAACTTAAAGCATACGAAGATGGAGTACATCACCCTCTTTTCTGTAATGCTGATACTTTAGGTCCCACCTTAAGAAAGCTTACTGATCAGTTATTTGATGAGGAGTTCTCTTTTGAACAATGGCTAGCTTCACCATACATGCCAACTCCAACCATTATTGAAGCAGCACAAGCGCTTTACCGTGGGCATGATGTTAAAGAAATTTCACGGAGTGATGCGGGAGCTTACAACTTGAGCCGTACCACACAGACACTGAACCGTATTATTGATCAAAGTAAACAAAACCATGAAAAATCTATTTGCTTTGTCACAGGAGTGCCTGGTGCAGGAAAAACGTTGGTAGGTCTTAACATTGCCAATGAACGGCATCAATATGATGAACAAGAACATGCTGTTTTTCTTTCCGGTAATGGTCCATTAGTTTCTGTCTTACGAGAAGCTCTGACGCGGGATGAAGTTACACGTTCTAAAGGTGAAATTACAAAAACAGAATCTAAAAGAAAAGTTTCTGCCTTTATTCAGAACATTCATCACTTTCGTAATGCAGCCTTACCTCCCACTACCAAAGCTCCTGCGGAGAAAGTAGCCATTTTTGACGAGGCACAACGTGCTTGGACAAAAGAACAAACGGCTAAGTTTATGCTGAAACGCCATGGCCTTTCATGGGACATGTCTGAACCTGAATTTCTAATTAGTGTAATGGACCGCCACCAAGATTGGGCAGTTATTATCTGTTTAATCGGAGGGGGGCAAGAAATCCACACAGGAGAAGCAGGATTGCCTGCTTGGTTTGACGCGTTAAGGGAACGTTTTCCCCATTGGAATGTTTATGCCTCTCCTCAAATCTCTGACACAGAATATACGAGAGGAACCTCCCTTAAAACTTTCTTTAAAGGGTTACCTCTTTATGAAACCACAGACCTGCACCTTTCTATTTCTATCCGTTCTTTCCGGAATGAACAAGTCTCAGCATTTGTAAAATCACTCTTGGATAAAGATTTGCCAGCAGCCCAGCACCTCTATTCTGCCCTCTCATCTAACTATCCCATTGTGCTTACTCGTAACCTGGAAAAAGCGCGTCAATGGATACGAGAGCAAGCTAGAGGAACAGAACGTTATGGAGTCATTGCCAGTTCTGGGGCCAAACGTTTACGCCAATTTGGAATTTGGGTACAAAGTAGTATTCAGGCAGAAAACTGGTTTTTAAATGGTAAGGAGGACGTCCGTTCTTCCTATTTCCTGGAAGATACGGCCACGGAATTTGATATTCAAGGCTTGGAAATTGATTGGGCCATTGTAGCGTGGGACGCAGATTACCGCATTGAAAACGGACATTTTAAATCTTACAACTTTACAGGATCTAGCTGGAAAACAGTAGGTAAAAGAGATGCCCAGCTCTATCTTAAAAATACCTACCGTGTCTTATTGACACGGGCCCGACAAGGATTTGTGATCTTTATACCAGAAGGTTGTGACGCGGATTTGACTCGGCAATGCTCCTTTTATGATGGTATTTATTATTATTTAAAGGAAATAGGAATAAAGGAGCTATAA
- a CDS encoding 2-dehydropantoate 2-reductase, with protein sequence MKIAILGAGALGCYYGARLQESGQDVSFIVRSEYGYLKEHGLEVKSLHGDISLPHVKVYRNPAEVGPVDLVVVAWKSTANAGFAKALPPLMGPDTVVVTLQNGMGNAEEIARIIPADRIYVGLCFICAMRAEPGHVTHLEGGNIQFAPFVPSPEGSEKARELSELFASAGIKTRAFDAAEQIQWYKLVWNIPFNGLCLALGGISIAELYQNPENVARARRIMEEVVQAARARGYTLPDDLVEFHLSRTESMGSFIPSSAVDYNAGRPIEYTAIWGDPLAKAHQAGASLPEWEQLDRDIRKRLNMD encoded by the coding sequence ATGAAAATCGCCATTCTGGGAGCCGGGGCCCTCGGCTGCTACTACGGAGCCAGGCTTCAGGAATCTGGCCAGGACGTCTCCTTCATTGTACGTTCGGAATACGGCTACCTGAAAGAACACGGCCTGGAAGTCAAAAGCCTGCATGGAGACATCTCCCTGCCCCATGTCAAGGTATACCGGAACCCGGCGGAAGTTGGGCCGGTGGACCTCGTCGTGGTTGCGTGGAAAAGCACGGCAAATGCCGGGTTCGCCAAAGCTCTTCCCCCGTTGATGGGACCGGATACGGTCGTGGTGACCCTGCAAAACGGCATGGGGAACGCAGAAGAAATCGCCCGCATCATCCCGGCTGACCGCATCTATGTGGGCCTCTGCTTCATCTGCGCCATGCGCGCGGAACCGGGCCACGTCACCCATCTGGAAGGCGGCAACATCCAGTTTGCCCCCTTCGTCCCCTCTCCGGAAGGCTCTGAAAAGGCCCGGGAACTCTCCGAATTGTTTGCCAGCGCCGGCATCAAGACGCGCGCCTTTGACGCCGCGGAGCAAATCCAGTGGTACAAGCTCGTCTGGAACATCCCGTTCAACGGGCTGTGCCTGGCGCTGGGCGGCATCAGCATTGCGGAACTCTATCAAAACCCGGAAAACGTCGCCCGGGCGCGCCGCATCATGGAGGAAGTAGTGCAGGCGGCCAGGGCCCGCGGCTACACCCTGCCTGACGATCTGGTGGAATTCCACCTTTCCCGCACGGAAAGCATGGGCTCCTTCATCCCGTCCAGCGCCGTGGACTACAACGCAGGGCGCCCCATTGAATATACGGCCATCTGGGGCGATCCCCTCGCCAAGGCGCACCAGGCCGGAGCCTCCCTGCCGGAATGGGAACAGCTGGACCGTGACATCCGCAAGCGCCTGAATATGGACTGA